The genomic interval GCGAGATAAAATTCCCAATGCTCTATGCCACTGATGCCACGGTTTTCGCAGTAACGCGCGACATATTCTGCCTCGCTTGGAATGCCCAAGGCTTTTCGATCGACGCCCATTAAACCAGACATGGCCGTTCTATCAGTCGAATGGGGCAAGCGCATTTGCATGCATTGGTAGGCGAGATCGGCATAGGGGTGGCCGAGGGTGGATAGTTCCCAGTCCAACACGGCGATAATTCGACTGTTATCTTTGCTGAACATTAAATTATCTAAGCGATAATCGCCGTGCGCGAGCGCGACCATGCCGTCGGCGGCGGGCATGGCTTGTGGTAACTGCTCAATGAGTTGGTTCATGGCGCTGATTGGCTGCAATTCTGATGCGATATATTGACCGCTCCAGCGCTCAAATTGACGCGCAAAATAGTTGCCGGGTTTGCCGTAGTCACTGAGGCCCGCCGCGTCTATGTCGACATCGTGCAGCGCCGCCAGTACACGATTCATTTCGTAGTACATGGCGGTACGCTGGCGGTTGTCTTGCGCCTCCGGCAGTGCTGCGCCCCAATAAATATTCCCGTCGCAGAAATCCATGATGTAAAACATGGAACCCAGCACACTGGTGTCTTCGCACAGGTGGTGTACCTTTGCCACCGGAACCTCGGTGTTTGCTAAGGCTTTGAGCACGCGGTATTCGCGATCTACTGCATGGGCAGATTTCAACAGTGTTCCCGGCGGTTGACGCCTTAGCACATAAACGCCGGAACTGGCGGTGAGTTTGAAGGTGGGGTTGGATTGCCCGCCGGAAAACTTTTCTGCGCTAAACGGCCCGCGAAAGCCGGGCACATGTTGTTGTAGGTAAGGCCTGAGCTTGTCCGTGTCTAGATGTTGTACGGCATCTTTGTTAGACATGTTATTTTCCTGTCGCTATTTTTCGCTGCTGGTTTGGATCAGCTCGCACATAAAATGTTAAATCAGTGCTCAAGACATTTATGGTTCTCAAGACGCTTCTAGTTCTCAAGTCGATTTTAGTCTTCCAAGCGTTTCGCTAAATTTCTACCCAGTTGCATCATGTGCACTTGATCCGGGCCGTCGGCTAAGCGTAGCGTGCGCTGGCCGGCAAATTGCTGCGCGAGGAAAGTATCTTGGCTAACGCCAACGGCGCCGTGAATTTGAATGGCGCGGTCGAGTACGTCGAGCGCTACATTCGGCGCGACAATTTTAATCATTGCAATTAAATCTTGGGCTTCTTTATTGCCGGCTTGATCCATCTTTGCAGCGGCTTTTAAGGTAAGCAAACGCGCTTGCTCGATTTGGCAGGCCGAGCGGGCGATATCTTCGCGTACCGATTGATTCTTTATCATCGGCTGCCCAAATACCACGCGGGTATTGGCGCGCTTGCACATCAATTCAAGCGCCCGCTGAGCAACACCCACGGAGCGCATACAGTGGTGAATACGGCCCGGGCCTAAGCGCCCCTGCGCAATTTCAAAACCGCGGCCCTCGCCCAAAATTAGATTGCTCGTTGGCACGCGCACATTGTCGAAAATAACTTCGGCGTGGCCTTCGGGCGCGTCGTTGTAGCCGAACACGGTCATTGGGCGAGTGACCTTAACCCCCGGTGTATTCATGGGCACCAATACTTGCGATTGTTGCAAGTGGCGGCTCGGGTTGGTGGGGTCGGTTTTACCCATCACAATCATAATGGCGCACTGCTTGCGGCAGGCGCCGGAAATATAAAACTTCTTGCCATTGATAACGTATTCGTCGCCGTCGCGTTCGATGCGGGTTTCGATATTGGTGGCATCACTAGAGGCAACATCTGGCTCAGTCATGGCGAAAGCCGAGCGAATTTCACCTGCTAGTAGAGGCTCCAACCATTGTTTTTTCTGCGCGTCATTGCCGTATTTGGCCAAGACCTCCATGTTGCCGGTATCGGGAGCTGCGCAGTTAAAAACCTCTGGTGCCCAATGCACTTTGCCCATTTGTTCAGCCAGTGGTGCATACTCAAGGTTGGTAAGTCCGGCGCTGTATTTGCCATAGCTAAGGGGTAAAAATAGATTCCACAGGCCAGCTGCTTTCGCTTTCGCTTTTAATTCCTGCATCAAGACTGGGGTGTTCCATTGATCGGCTGCCACTTGCGCGTGCATTTCGGCTTCATTGGGATAGACGTGCTCATCCATAAACGCACATAGCTGTTTAAGGAGTTGTGACACTTTTTCAGAGTATTCGAAATTCATTGCTCATTCCTCAGTTATTTTCGGCATTTCATTTTTAGAAAAACGATATGTGTTGGCTTTTCTCTATCTCGTGCAAATGGGGTAGGTGATTAAAGCTGTGCAAACTGAAGCCCTGCGGATTGAAGTGACAGCGACTCACCGCGGTGTTGGCGGTTTGTAAATTTAGCGCAATCATCGTTTCTGCGTCGGCGCGTAAAATTTGCCGCAAGGCCATGGAAATGGCGCCACCAGAGCTTACGATGAGCACTTTGTTTTTATCGGGTTGGGCGATGATATGGCTGAGTGACGCGCTTACCCGTGTTTCAAATGTCACCCAGCTTTCATCTAGCGTCTGTTCAGGTAGTTCGCCCTTAGACCAGGCTTGCAGGCTCTTTTTCAATACTTCAAGAAATGCCCGCTTCGGCGCATCGGGCGCAGGTTGCATGTGTGGGTTGAGTGCGAGGTAGGCGGCCGCCAGTTGCTGAAACTGAAATTCATTCCAGCCCAGGTCTTGCTCTGCTTCGCAGCAAAAACCCCCTATGCCTTCACCAATAGCTGTTAGGGTTTGCCGATGCCGTTGCATGCCACCGCAAATGATTCTGTCGAAGGTGATCTCGCGCTCGCGAAAATATTGCCCAAGTAGGCGACTCTGCTCAAACCCTAAGGGTGACAGCTGATCGTAATTCGCAGCGCCAAATGATGCTTGACCATGGCGCACGAGATATAGCTCGGACATCTGTATTCACCCTTAACTGCGTTGAGTATAGATACTAGCTGAGTCATACAGATCAATATAATTTATTATAGTTATTCAGTGATATTCATCATGATGATTTTGCTTGATTGTGAGTCCAAACTATAGACGGCTGTGGCGTGCTTGAATTGGGCGGGTTGGTGCCTCGCTTTGCCGATATGGCGATGGGTGTCAGTGGTGGTCGGCGATCTGCCAAGGGCGGGCGATGCGATCTAGCGTTCGTTAGGTTGCAGCGATGATAAAATTGTTTGCTGGTATGAAAGCACAGGGCGTTTTAACCCGCCCTGTGCTTTTCTGGTTCTTAGTGCAGCGGGTAAATGTAGTTCATCCATGCTGCCATGCGCAGCAGTATCCTGCGGATAATGCCAAAGTGATGGGCGTGTTCAGAATAGAC from Simiduia curdlanivorans carries:
- a CDS encoding histidine phosphatase family protein; the protein is MSELYLVRHGQASFGAANYDQLSPLGFEQSRLLGQYFREREITFDRIICGGMQRHRQTLTAIGEGIGGFCCEAEQDLGWNEFQFQQLAAAYLALNPHMQPAPDAPKRAFLEVLKKSLQAWSKGELPEQTLDESWVTFETRVSASLSHIIAQPDKNKVLIVSSGGAISMALRQILRADAETMIALNLQTANTAVSRCHFNPQGFSLHSFNHLPHLHEIEKSQHISFF
- a CDS encoding phosphotransferase; protein product: MSNKDAVQHLDTDKLRPYLQQHVPGFRGPFSAEKFSGGQSNPTFKLTASSGVYVLRRQPPGTLLKSAHAVDREYRVLKALANTEVPVAKVHHLCEDTSVLGSMFYIMDFCDGNIYWGAALPEAQDNRQRTAMYYEMNRVLAALHDVDIDAAGLSDYGKPGNYFARQFERWSGQYIASELQPISAMNQLIEQLPQAMPAADGMVALAHGDYRLDNLMFSKDNSRIIAVLDWELSTLGHPYADLAYQCMQMRLPHSTDRTAMSGLMGVDRKALGIPSEAEYVARYCENRGISGIEHWEFYLAFSFFRLAAIAQGVAKRASQGNASNKKAAAVGAMVAPLAQFGLQCLHEK
- a CDS encoding acyl-CoA dehydrogenase family protein; its protein translation is MNFEYSEKVSQLLKQLCAFMDEHVYPNEAEMHAQVAADQWNTPVLMQELKAKAKAAGLWNLFLPLSYGKYSAGLTNLEYAPLAEQMGKVHWAPEVFNCAAPDTGNMEVLAKYGNDAQKKQWLEPLLAGEIRSAFAMTEPDVASSDATNIETRIERDGDEYVINGKKFYISGACRKQCAIMIVMGKTDPTNPSRHLQQSQVLVPMNTPGVKVTRPMTVFGYNDAPEGHAEVIFDNVRVPTSNLILGEGRGFEIAQGRLGPGRIHHCMRSVGVAQRALELMCKRANTRVVFGQPMIKNQSVREDIARSACQIEQARLLTLKAAAKMDQAGNKEAQDLIAMIKIVAPNVALDVLDRAIQIHGAVGVSQDTFLAQQFAGQRTLRLADGPDQVHMMQLGRNLAKRLED